The following coding sequences are from one Streptomyces sp. NBC_01485 window:
- a CDS encoding beta-ketoacyl synthase N-terminal-like domain-containing protein, with protein sequence MDFEPIAVVGRGCVLPGASDPDRLWRNVLAGEVSLGPVPAGRWRVAHRWVMGGPDDSSDRTWSDVGGYVRDCPPASGWATARLAVEPPGSGHRPPAAEPDDLGPLLQWTLHGVGSALREAGQERLLPRTGLIMGNLSYPPTGLAAYAEHVWRGTGSERPHPYHRFSSGLPARLTARALGLGCGGLALDAACASSLYAIALACEQLQDGRADLMVAGGVNAADALFLHISFCGLSALSRTGRSRPFERGADGLVPGEGAAFVALMRLSDALSADTRILGVVRGVGLSNDGRGQGLLVPSVAGQRRAMEAAYRAAGVPPQSVGLLECHATGTAIGDAVEVRSTAGVFSGCDDLPVGSVKSNIGHTITAAGAVGLLKVLGALGSGVRPPTLGVEEPLAELEGTPLRPLQEAEDWSGARRAAVSAFGFGGNNAHLVVDAWTADDTGGPALPAAPAGASRRREEANGPRPAVAVVAVGARVADGGDAADLSRSLMRGEPRPGRRSTVDVALDGLRFPPLDLHDTLPQQLLVLEAAREAAATVTLPRDGTMVLVGMGCDPEAARPIARWRVPEWLLTPEEAADEARTAELRDAVRPPQTSAAVIGAMPNIVANRINAQLDLAGPSFTVSAEEASGLAALEIGARALRAGKADAVLVGAVDLSCEPVHRAALAEAGLDAAPGDAAVVLVLKRLDDARRAGEAVLAVLDEDGTGPAGLTVGDPRPDGESAAPAGQSPQADGTGPAAGLDAAGDHFDPCALYGRAHAASGLLSVAVAVLALRHRARPRAGAAALPALEEDMSAEVTSLPLGGGPARTRLRAEDRAPFVDAPPPRLSVYSGRDRTEVLGALAAGRESGAGPARLVLCAASPAEHADLAARARRWLLGQGVRPVGAAFRERPLEGDVAFVYSGGSMAYHGMGREVMLAFPDQLDAVRERVGDLRSVVGWAFTAREAAPPHPLDQIGGASVLGQLHTRVTWDLLGLRPRAALGYSSGESVALAALGAWRDVAPLLTEARDSALFTHQVVGAMKVPRRAWRRLGVPASGWASHIAEASPNRIRVALANEPGVHLMVVNAPDSCVFGGPAEGCDRVLKRLPDVPTLPVGYQIAAHVPEIEEVRHEWWQFHHLPTHPVPGVRFYTCASDEWYTPTADTAADAVTTQGLGLIDFARTVERAWEEGARIFVEHGPRGQCSGWIGRTLGTREHLAVALDAPEGRGVRQIFHVAAELTAAGVDLDTNALYRHLAGSGPVARSAGRLLTLAAHPPEIRLPRTRPHGQGMAPAPDLAPPPEPAPALGEPTPAASPALVGGVTEAPLPPLPPSASVPSGATAEPAPMTSVPAVGEGGHRAPDERCVQDGHGGLAAMAVVHAQLVAEAHRGFLASQAQTHARYLAAQQWAAELAARASRVTAGVAPAPPADRVPPVTPPLTPVTPALPVPAAATAPVAPPGSPTAAAFPIAGPRERAADDGPPQEAGRGEPTGPAFGRAELERLATGPVSELFGPRFAAQDRYALQTRMPAPPMLLADRVTGIDAEPASMGTGTIWTETDIRLDSWYLDPTGRVPAGIMVEAGQADLLLISWLGVDLLNRGERVYRLLGCELTFHGSPPGPGETLRYEIHIDGHGEHGGVRIFFFHYDAYVGDELRLSMREGQAGFFTADELANAKGVLWKPEDNPPDPARPADPPVVPGAVRAFGPAQVRAFAEGRPVDCFGSDWEFTRSHIRSPRIGDGRLRLLHSVPVYDPEGGPWGRGYLRAETPVSPDDWSFEGHFPNDPCMPGTLMFEGCLQAMSFHLAAAGFTLDRDGWRFEPVSGVAYPMFCRGQVTPDSRLLTYEVFVSELSAGPEPVLVADVLCSVDGVRAFHVRGLGVRLVPDWPLTHWRRLRPPAVQTSGAPVPHRELAGLADHRESTVVAEVDGFRYDYAAMIACAWGRPSEAFGPAYAPFDSTRRLARLPGPPFHFMSRVVRAEGPPWVMEPGAAVEVEYDVPEEVWYFEQNDFTGAMPFSVLMEVVLQASGWLASYVGSALTSDSDLLFRNLDGTGTVHREVTPGMGVLHTRTTLREVSRSGEMIIQSFEVECACAGEPVFSLTTVFGFFPPSVFDHQVGLPPTDEESALLSADSPFAVELGSRPQRYFSGPLRLPGPMLLMLDRVTGYWPDAGSAGLGRLRAVKDVDPAEWFFQAHFFQDPVQPGSLGVQAMCQLLQFYAVERGLGSGFPAPRFEPVLTGRAVNWKYRGQVTPRTGRITVELEIREVVEDEHEVRVTADGWLWADGTRIYQVRGLGIGITSGTTSATEPPRCALVNMDGDAHGE encoded by the coding sequence ATGGACTTCGAACCGATCGCCGTCGTCGGGCGCGGCTGCGTACTGCCCGGCGCCTCGGACCCCGACCGGCTCTGGAGGAACGTCCTCGCCGGTGAAGTGAGTCTCGGTCCGGTGCCGGCCGGCCGCTGGCGCGTCGCGCACCGCTGGGTCATGGGCGGCCCCGACGACTCCTCGGACCGGACCTGGAGCGATGTCGGAGGCTACGTCCGGGACTGCCCGCCGGCGTCGGGGTGGGCCACGGCGCGCCTCGCGGTGGAACCCCCTGGCAGCGGACACCGGCCGCCGGCCGCGGAACCCGATGACCTGGGTCCGCTCCTCCAGTGGACGCTGCACGGTGTCGGTTCGGCCCTGCGCGAGGCCGGCCAGGAGCGTCTGCTGCCCCGTACGGGTTTGATCATGGGGAACCTCTCCTATCCCCCGACCGGCCTGGCCGCCTACGCCGAACATGTCTGGCGCGGGACCGGGAGCGAGCGGCCGCATCCCTACCACCGCTTCTCGTCCGGGCTTCCGGCGCGACTCACGGCGCGGGCCCTGGGACTGGGCTGCGGCGGACTGGCGCTGGACGCCGCCTGCGCGTCCTCGCTGTACGCGATCGCCCTGGCCTGTGAGCAGCTTCAGGACGGGCGGGCCGACCTGATGGTGGCCGGTGGCGTCAACGCCGCCGACGCTCTCTTCCTGCACATCAGCTTCTGCGGTCTGTCCGCGCTGAGCCGCACCGGGCGCAGCCGCCCCTTCGAGCGGGGCGCCGACGGACTCGTACCCGGCGAGGGGGCCGCCTTCGTCGCGCTGATGCGGCTGAGTGACGCCCTGTCGGCCGATACACGGATTCTGGGAGTCGTCCGGGGCGTGGGCCTGTCCAACGACGGGAGAGGCCAAGGGCTGCTGGTGCCGTCCGTGGCAGGGCAGCGGCGGGCCATGGAGGCCGCCTACCGGGCGGCGGGCGTACCGCCGCAGAGCGTGGGCCTGCTCGAATGCCACGCCACGGGCACGGCGATCGGTGACGCCGTGGAGGTCCGCAGCACCGCCGGGGTCTTCTCGGGCTGCGACGACCTGCCCGTCGGCTCCGTCAAGTCGAACATCGGTCACACGATCACCGCTGCGGGAGCGGTGGGGCTGCTGAAGGTTCTGGGGGCGCTGGGCAGCGGTGTCCGCCCTCCCACCCTGGGGGTCGAGGAGCCCTTGGCGGAGCTGGAAGGGACGCCCCTGCGGCCGCTCCAGGAGGCCGAGGACTGGTCCGGGGCCCGGCGCGCCGCTGTCAGCGCCTTCGGTTTCGGCGGCAACAACGCCCATCTGGTGGTGGACGCCTGGACGGCCGACGACACGGGTGGTCCCGCGCTGCCGGCCGCCCCCGCCGGCGCTTCCCGCCGGCGTGAAGAGGCGAACGGGCCCCGGCCGGCTGTCGCGGTGGTGGCCGTGGGCGCCAGGGTCGCCGACGGCGGCGACGCGGCCGATCTGTCGCGGTCGCTGATGCGGGGTGAGCCCCGCCCCGGCCGGCGTTCCACCGTCGATGTGGCGCTGGACGGTCTCCGTTTTCCGCCACTCGATCTGCACGACACCCTGCCGCAGCAACTGCTGGTGCTGGAGGCGGCCCGGGAGGCCGCGGCCACGGTCACACTGCCCCGGGACGGCACCATGGTGCTGGTCGGCATGGGCTGCGATCCGGAAGCCGCCCGCCCCATAGCACGCTGGCGGGTGCCGGAGTGGCTGCTCACGCCGGAAGAGGCGGCCGACGAGGCGCGTACGGCCGAACTGCGGGACGCGGTGCGGCCCCCGCAGACCTCGGCCGCCGTGATCGGGGCGATGCCCAACATCGTCGCCAATCGGATCAACGCGCAGCTCGATCTGGCCGGGCCCAGCTTCACGGTGAGCGCCGAGGAGGCGTCCGGTCTCGCCGCCCTGGAGATCGGGGCGCGCGCCCTGCGGGCCGGGAAGGCCGACGCCGTCCTCGTGGGTGCGGTCGACCTGTCGTGCGAGCCGGTGCACCGGGCGGCCCTTGCCGAGGCCGGTCTCGACGCCGCCCCGGGGGACGCGGCCGTCGTGCTCGTCCTGAAGCGGCTCGACGACGCCCGGCGGGCCGGGGAGGCTGTCCTGGCGGTTCTCGACGAGGACGGCACCGGACCGGCCGGTCTGACGGTGGGCGACCCGCGGCCGGACGGCGAATCCGCCGCGCCCGCCGGGCAGTCCCCGCAGGCTGACGGGACCGGCCCCGCCGCGGGCCTCGATGCGGCGGGGGACCACTTCGATCCCTGTGCGCTGTACGGCCGCGCGCACGCCGCGAGCGGACTGCTGTCGGTGGCGGTGGCCGTGCTCGCCCTCCGCCACCGTGCTCGCCCAAGGGCCGGGGCAGCGGCCCTGCCGGCGCTGGAGGAGGACATGTCCGCCGAGGTCACCTCCCTGCCTCTGGGCGGCGGACCGGCCCGGACGCGGCTGCGCGCGGAGGATCGCGCCCCGTTCGTCGATGCCCCGCCACCACGCCTGTCCGTGTATTCGGGGCGGGACCGCACCGAGGTGCTGGGCGCGCTCGCGGCCGGGCGGGAGTCCGGCGCGGGGCCGGCCCGGCTGGTCCTGTGCGCGGCCTCCCCGGCCGAACACGCCGACCTCGCCGCGAGGGCCCGCCGCTGGCTGCTCGGCCAGGGGGTGCGCCCCGTCGGCGCCGCCTTCCGCGAACGGCCGCTGGAGGGGGACGTCGCCTTCGTCTATTCCGGCGGTTCCATGGCCTATCACGGCATGGGCCGGGAGGTGATGCTCGCCTTCCCGGACCAGCTGGACGCCGTACGGGAGCGGGTGGGCGACCTGCGGTCCGTCGTCGGCTGGGCTTTCACCGCGCGAGAAGCCGCCCCACCGCACCCCCTGGACCAGATCGGCGGCGCCTCCGTGCTGGGGCAGTTGCACACCCGTGTCACCTGGGACCTGCTCGGCCTGCGCCCGCGGGCGGCGCTGGGCTACTCCTCGGGTGAGTCGGTCGCCCTCGCCGCGCTCGGGGCCTGGCGAGACGTGGCGCCCTTGCTCACCGAGGCCCGGGACTCGGCGCTGTTCACCCACCAGGTCGTCGGGGCCATGAAGGTGCCGCGCCGGGCGTGGCGGCGTCTCGGTGTGCCGGCCTCGGGCTGGGCGAGTCACATCGCGGAGGCGTCGCCGAACCGGATACGGGTGGCCCTGGCCAATGAGCCGGGGGTGCACCTCATGGTCGTCAACGCGCCGGACTCCTGCGTCTTCGGCGGACCGGCCGAAGGCTGCGACCGTGTGCTGAAGCGGCTCCCTGACGTGCCCACCCTGCCCGTCGGGTATCAGATCGCGGCACACGTACCCGAGATCGAGGAGGTGCGGCACGAGTGGTGGCAGTTCCATCACCTGCCCACTCACCCCGTCCCCGGTGTGCGTTTCTACACCTGTGCGTCCGACGAGTGGTACACCCCGACCGCCGACACGGCCGCCGACGCGGTGACCACTCAAGGGCTGGGCCTCATCGACTTCGCCCGGACGGTGGAGCGGGCCTGGGAGGAGGGGGCACGGATCTTCGTCGAGCACGGTCCGCGCGGCCAGTGCTCCGGCTGGATCGGCCGCACCCTGGGCACGCGCGAGCACCTCGCGGTGGCGCTGGACGCCCCGGAGGGACGGGGTGTCCGTCAGATCTTCCACGTGGCCGCCGAGCTGACGGCGGCCGGGGTCGACCTCGACACGAACGCGCTGTACCGCCACCTGGCCGGGTCCGGGCCCGTGGCACGCTCCGCGGGACGACTGCTCACACTGGCCGCGCACCCGCCGGAGATCCGGCTGCCGCGGACGCGGCCGCACGGGCAGGGGATGGCTCCGGCGCCCGATCTGGCTCCGCCCCCCGAACCGGCTCCGGCCCTCGGCGAGCCGACGCCCGCAGCGTCGCCGGCCCTGGTGGGCGGCGTCACGGAGGCCCCCCTTCCCCCGCTTCCCCCGTCGGCGTCCGTTCCGTCCGGGGCCACCGCCGAGCCCGCGCCGATGACCTCGGTCCCCGCCGTGGGCGAGGGCGGACACCGGGCTCCGGACGAGAGGTGCGTCCAGGACGGGCACGGTGGCCTAGCGGCGATGGCCGTGGTGCACGCGCAGCTCGTGGCCGAGGCGCACCGCGGGTTCCTTGCCTCCCAGGCACAGACGCACGCGCGCTATCTCGCCGCACAGCAGTGGGCCGCGGAGCTGGCCGCCCGGGCGAGCCGTGTCACGGCCGGGGTCGCCCCGGCCCCGCCCGCCGACCGCGTTCCGCCGGTCACGCCACCCCTCACGCCGGTCACGCCCGCTCTTCCGGTGCCGGCCGCCGCCACGGCACCCGTGGCGCCGCCCGGCTCTCCCACCGCGGCAGCCTTCCCCATAGCCGGTCCTCGTGAGCGGGCGGCGGACGACGGACCGCCGCAGGAGGCCGGCCGGGGGGAGCCGACAGGTCCGGCCTTCGGCAGGGCCGAGCTGGAACGCCTGGCCACGGGACCGGTGTCCGAGCTTTTCGGCCCGCGGTTCGCCGCCCAGGACCGGTACGCGCTGCAGACCCGGATGCCCGCGCCTCCCATGCTGCTCGCGGACCGGGTCACGGGAATCGACGCGGAACCCGCGTCCATGGGTACGGGCACCATCTGGACGGAGACCGACATCCGGCTCGACAGCTGGTACCTGGACCCCACCGGCCGTGTCCCGGCCGGAATCATGGTCGAGGCGGGCCAGGCCGACCTGCTGCTGATCAGCTGGCTCGGTGTGGACCTGCTCAACCGGGGCGAGCGGGTCTACCGTCTGCTCGGCTGCGAACTGACCTTCCACGGCAGTCCGCCCGGCCCCGGCGAAACCCTGCGCTACGAGATCCACATCGACGGCCACGGCGAACACGGCGGCGTGCGCATCTTCTTCTTCCACTACGACGCCTACGTCGGTGACGAACTGCGGCTGTCCATGCGAGAGGGACAGGCAGGGTTCTTCACGGCCGACGAACTGGCGAACGCGAAGGGCGTGTTGTGGAAACCGGAGGACAACCCGCCCGATCCGGCACGTCCGGCCGACCCACCCGTCGTGCCGGGCGCCGTCCGCGCCTTCGGGCCGGCGCAGGTCCGTGCGTTCGCCGAGGGCCGGCCCGTCGACTGCTTCGGCTCCGACTGGGAGTTCACCCGCTCCCACATCCGCAGCCCGCGCATCGGGGACGGACGCCTCCGGCTGCTGCACAGCGTGCCGGTGTACGACCCGGAGGGCGGGCCATGGGGCCGCGGATACCTGCGCGCCGAGACCCCCGTGTCGCCCGACGACTGGTCCTTCGAGGGACACTTCCCCAACGACCCCTGCATGCCGGGCACTTTGATGTTCGAGGGCTGCCTCCAGGCGATGTCCTTCCACCTGGCCGCCGCCGGCTTCACCCTCGACCGCGACGGCTGGCGCTTCGAACCCGTCAGCGGCGTTGCGTACCCCATGTTCTGCCGGGGCCAGGTCACTCCGGACAGCCGGCTGCTGACGTACGAGGTCTTCGTGTCCGAGTTGTCGGCCGGACCGGAACCGGTGCTGGTCGCCGACGTCCTGTGCTCGGTCGACGGGGTCCGGGCCTTCCACGTCCGCGGACTGGGTGTACGTCTCGTCCCGGACTGGCCGCTCACCCACTGGCGCCGGCTACGGCCGCCCGCCGTGCAGACCAGCGGTGCTCCGGTCCCCCACCGGGAGCTGGCGGGCCTGGCGGACCACCGGGAGAGCACCGTGGTCGCGGAGGTGGACGGATTCCGCTACGACTACGCGGCCATGATCGCCTGTGCCTGGGGCCGGCCCAGTGAGGCGTTCGGCCCGGCCTACGCGCCCTTCGACAGCACGCGGAGGCTGGCGCGGCTGCCCGGACCGCCGTTCCACTTCATGAGCCGGGTGGTGCGGGCCGAAGGGCCGCCGTGGGTCATGGAGCCCGGCGCGGCGGTGGAGGTGGAGTACGACGTCCCGGAAGAAGTCTGGTACTTCGAGCAGAACGACTTCACCGGTGCGATGCCCTTCAGCGTGCTCATGGAGGTGGTGCTCCAGGCCAGCGGCTGGCTCGCCTCCTACGTCGGCTCGGCGCTCACCAGCGACAGCGATCTGCTCTTCCGCAACCTCGACGGCACCGGCACCGTCCACCGCGAAGTGACCCCCGGCATGGGCGTGCTGCACACCAGGACCACGCTGCGGGAGGTGTCCCGCAGCGGGGAGATGATCATCCAGTCCTTCGAGGTGGAGTGCGCCTGCGCCGGCGAACCCGTGTTCTCCCTCACCACGGTGTTCGGCTTCTTCCCGCCGAGCGTCTTCGACCACCAGGTCGGGCTTCCCCCGACCGATGAGGAGTCGGCGCTGCTCTCCGCCGACAGTCCCTTCGCCGTCGAACTGGGCTCCCGTCCGCAGCGGTACTTCTCCGGCCCCCTGCGTCTGCCCGGTCCGATGCTGCTGATGCTCGACCGCGTCACGGGCTACTGGCCGGACGCCGGAAGTGCCGGCCTGGGACGGCTGCGCGCCGTGAAGGACGTGGACCCCGCGGAGTGGTTCTTCCAGGCCCACTTCTTCCAGGACCCCGTGCAGCCCGGATCACTCGGCGTCCAGGCCATGTGCCAGCTCCTGCAGTTCTACGCCGTCGAACGCGGACTCGGTTCCGGCTTCCCGGCCCCGCGGTTCGAACCCGTCCTGACCGGCCGGGCCGTGAACTGGAAGTACCGGGGCCAGGTCACACCGCGCACCGGGCGGATCACCGTCGAGCTGGAGATCCGCGAGGTCGTCGAGGACGAGCACGAGGTACGCGTGACCGCCGACGGCTGGCTGTGGGCCGACGGCACCCGCATCTACCAGGTGCGGGGTCTGGGCATCGGCATCACCTCCGGCACTACGAGTGCTACTGAACCGCCCCGCTGCGCGCTTGTGAACATGGACGGAGACGCACATGGCGAGTGA
- a CDS encoding phenylacetate--CoA ligase family protein, translated as MSDQHLTELAEFARRNSPYYQDLYAGVKTDGPLLPEDLPVIDHAGFWAANTLRNNRVLTSRQVDGVVFKTGGTTNDPKMTVYTRAELHAMARLQGDGYAEAGLRTGDRVANFFYAGELYASFLFNVLCLQETSVPVVHLPIAGTPSPATMAEMMAEHEATVALSTPTTLSQVAAHLVAQNEQLPSVRLFLFGGEAFYEDQRPLIAKAFPNADVRSLGYASVDAGVLAAPVRGEPDARVHRVHRLQKSLEIVDGNTGEPIREPGRPGRLLVTDLVRRLMPIIRYPVGDTAEWVDYEDRRFRLLGRSEEGARVGPVTVYVEDLRAVVEEVSGHQLISGIQAVQRRRDSKDELALRIAGEISDAQQLAASVIRRFEELRPMFAQHVRAGLINPLKVEYVPLSELEVNTRSGKIVRLVDQRLD; from the coding sequence ATGAGTGACCAGCACCTCACCGAACTCGCCGAGTTCGCCCGCCGCAACTCCCCCTATTACCAGGATCTCTACGCAGGCGTGAAAACGGACGGGCCCCTCCTCCCCGAGGATCTCCCCGTCATCGACCACGCCGGTTTCTGGGCGGCCAACACGCTCCGGAACAATCGGGTGCTGACCTCGCGCCAGGTCGACGGCGTCGTCTTCAAGACCGGCGGCACCACCAACGACCCCAAGATGACCGTCTACACCCGGGCCGAGCTGCACGCCATGGCGCGACTGCAGGGAGACGGTTACGCGGAGGCCGGTCTGCGTACCGGTGATCGTGTCGCCAACTTCTTCTACGCCGGGGAGCTCTACGCCAGCTTCCTGTTCAACGTGCTGTGTCTGCAGGAGACCTCGGTCCCGGTCGTCCACCTGCCGATCGCGGGGACCCCTTCACCCGCCACCATGGCGGAGATGATGGCGGAGCACGAGGCGACCGTCGCTCTGTCCACACCGACCACCCTCAGCCAGGTCGCGGCGCACCTCGTGGCCCAGAACGAACAGTTGCCGTCCGTCCGTCTCTTCCTGTTCGGAGGCGAGGCGTTCTACGAGGACCAGCGTCCTCTGATCGCCAAGGCCTTCCCCAACGCGGATGTCCGCTCGCTGGGGTACGCCTCCGTCGACGCGGGCGTCCTGGCCGCGCCCGTCCGGGGCGAACCGGACGCCCGCGTCCATCGCGTCCACCGGCTGCAGAAGTCGCTGGAGATCGTGGACGGGAACACCGGCGAGCCGATCCGGGAACCGGGACGGCCGGGGCGGTTGCTCGTCACCGACCTGGTCCGGCGGCTGATGCCGATCATCCGGTACCCGGTGGGCGACACGGCGGAATGGGTGGACTACGAAGACCGCCGGTTCCGCCTGCTGGGCCGGTCCGAGGAAGGTGCCCGGGTCGGACCGGTCACCGTCTACGTGGAGGACCTGCGGGCGGTGGTGGAGGAGGTATCGGGTCACCAGCTCATCTCGGGGATACAGGCGGTGCAGCGCCGCCGGGACTCCAAGGACGAACTGGCGTTGCGGATCGCGGGTGAGATCAGCGACGCCCAGCAGCTCGCCGCCTCCGTGATCAGGCGTTTCGAGGAACTGCGCCCGATGTTCGCCCAACACGTCCGGGCCGGTCTGATCAACCCGCTGAAGGTCGAGTACGTCCCGCTGTCGGAACTGGAGGTCAACACGCGCAGCGGCAAGATCGTCCGGCTGGTCGATCAGCGCCTGGACTGA
- a CDS encoding ThiF family adenylyltransferase, whose translation MASDQGFADTPDMPGPVDFGAEAVSRNLGILSDREQAALRAATVLVAGCGSVGGAVVEPLVRLGVNRFRLADPDRFDVSNLNRQACVVEDVGKAKPEVLARRVQAINPCAEVRVYAEGLTLENLDEALDGAHIAFDAIDPAMSSWVKYQLHAGAARRGIPVVAGVDWGGKPAVFVFDYRRNPVPFHGKATAESHRENRLWDSVRWFGRTHFPTDYLPVLSDRLENGGTWPQISYCVMAMGALSSRVIVDLLMNRRVRPVVTVDLHAAAMPWTAAVVYRARMPLELARTLRTIRRVTRSGGASQPVVSGPERRRLPQGLVPLLEGARLAPSPYNSQPWHFDILDDKTIGLAPQTGRWPAAAPDRLGWAEALGCALAAMSVLAHGDWEPSASVATRLTQMADGPSDSESDTSVGRFHLDRLRGGVLIRQGVLGLRSTHRGDMLRTPIENTTAKLIEKLCVDRKITLDMVTGAAALDRMARAEHGALTAIDPGRTEEVWTWLRERARTPSGRGSFGAAHDLFATAGVTGFLARAVDGVSVPRQVAGRTLIGAVARERARLLRHCGAVLVLRGPRRTVGDRIRAGESLMHVWLALVENGYAAQPLRTEFSPLPAPSAFGLPGDDQVLAVLRVGRAIVPPAAKAVRCPVESSVRWLDQTADQRPADHSSRTSPGRPYLNP comes from the coding sequence ATGGCGAGTGACCAGGGCTTCGCGGACACACCCGACATGCCCGGCCCGGTGGATTTCGGCGCGGAGGCCGTGAGCCGAAACCTGGGCATCCTGAGCGACCGCGAACAGGCCGCGCTGCGGGCGGCGACCGTACTGGTGGCCGGTTGCGGCAGCGTCGGCGGCGCGGTGGTCGAACCGCTGGTGCGCCTGGGCGTCAACCGCTTCCGGCTCGCCGACCCCGACCGTTTCGATGTGTCCAACCTCAACCGGCAGGCCTGCGTGGTGGAAGACGTGGGCAAGGCCAAACCCGAGGTGCTCGCACGCCGTGTGCAGGCGATCAACCCGTGCGCCGAGGTCCGCGTCTACGCGGAGGGGCTGACGCTGGAGAATCTCGATGAAGCGCTCGACGGTGCGCACATCGCCTTCGATGCCATCGACCCCGCGATGTCCTCCTGGGTCAAGTACCAACTGCACGCCGGCGCCGCCCGGCGGGGTATCCCCGTCGTCGCCGGAGTGGACTGGGGCGGGAAGCCCGCGGTGTTCGTCTTCGACTACCGACGCAACCCCGTGCCGTTCCACGGGAAGGCCACCGCCGAATCACACCGGGAGAACCGGTTGTGGGACTCCGTGCGGTGGTTCGGCAGAACCCACTTCCCCACCGACTACCTTCCCGTGCTGTCCGACCGGCTGGAGAACGGGGGGACCTGGCCGCAGATCTCCTACTGCGTCATGGCCATGGGCGCGCTCAGCAGCAGGGTCATCGTCGACCTGCTGATGAATCGCCGAGTGCGTCCCGTCGTCACGGTGGACCTGCACGCCGCGGCCATGCCCTGGACGGCCGCGGTGGTGTACCGGGCACGCATGCCGCTGGAACTGGCACGGACCCTGCGGACCATACGCCGAGTGACCCGGAGCGGCGGTGCGTCGCAGCCCGTCGTGAGCGGACCGGAGCGGCGCCGGCTGCCTCAGGGACTCGTTCCGCTGCTGGAAGGCGCCCGGCTCGCCCCTTCGCCGTACAACTCCCAGCCGTGGCATTTCGACATCCTGGACGACAAAACCATCGGCCTGGCGCCGCAGACCGGACGCTGGCCCGCGGCCGCCCCGGACCGGCTGGGCTGGGCCGAAGCCCTCGGCTGTGCCCTGGCCGCCATGTCCGTTCTGGCGCACGGTGACTGGGAACCCTCCGCGTCCGTCGCCACCCGACTCACGCAGATGGCCGACGGCCCCTCGGACTCCGAGTCGGATACGTCCGTCGGCCGGTTCCATCTCGATCGTCTGCGCGGCGGCGTCCTGATCCGGCAGGGCGTGCTGGGCTTACGCAGCACCCACCGCGGCGACATGTTGCGCACGCCGATCGAGAACACCACGGCGAAACTCATCGAGAAGCTGTGCGTCGACCGGAAGATCACCCTCGACATGGTCACCGGTGCCGCGGCGCTCGACCGCATGGCCAGGGCCGAACACGGTGCCCTCACAGCGATCGACCCCGGCCGGACCGAGGAGGTCTGGACCTGGCTGCGGGAGCGTGCCCGCACCCCGTCCGGCCGTGGCTCCTTCGGTGCCGCTCACGACCTGTTCGCCACCGCCGGCGTCACCGGGTTCCTCGCCCGGGCCGTGGACGGGGTGTCGGTCCCCAGGCAGGTGGCGGGCCGCACGCTGATCGGCGCGGTCGCGCGAGAACGCGCTCGACTGCTGCGCCACTGCGGAGCTGTGCTCGTGCTGCGCGGGCCCCGCAGGACCGTCGGAGACCGGATCAGAGCCGGGGAGTCCCTGATGCACGTGTGGCTGGCCCTGGTCGAAAACGGATACGCCGCGCAACCACTGCGAACGGAGTTCAGCCCGCTGCCGGCCCCGTCGGCGTTCGGCCTCCCCGGTGACGACCAGGTCCTGGCGGTCCTGCGTGTGGGCAGAGCCATCGTGCCACCTGCCGCCAAGGCGGTGCGCTGCCCGGTCGAGTCGTCCGTGCGATGGCTCGACCAGACAGCCGACCAGCGTCCGGCCGACCACTCCAGCCGTACCAGCCCGGGACGTCCGTACCTCAACCCGTAG